In Hippoglossus stenolepis isolate QCI-W04-F060 chromosome 5, HSTE1.2, whole genome shotgun sequence, one genomic interval encodes:
- the mob2a gene encoding MOB kinase activator 2a isoform X2 — MGVLVCCDCFFYRKSKAKPNGKKPPTEEKKQYLEPEFTKIRVVDFDLKELVVLPREIDLNEWLASNTTTFFNLINLQYSTISEFCTGDTCQAMTACNTIYYWYDERGKKTKCTAPQYVDFVMSLCQKLVTDEEIFPTKYGKEFPNSFESLVKKICRYLYHVLAHLYWAHFKETVALDLQGHLNTLYAHFIVFVREFNLVDPKETCIMDDLSEILCAPAPPPAPAPAPSSPTSTPSPSSQNHVTER, encoded by the exons GAAGTCGAAGGCGAAGCCAAATGGAAAGAAGCCTccgacagaggagaagaagcagtACTTGGAGCCAGAGTTCACGAAAATCCGTGTGGTGGACTTTGACCTCAAGGAGCTGGTGGTGCTGCCCAGAGAGATAGACCTCAACGAATGGCTAGCTAGCAACA CGACAACTTTCTTCAATCTTATCAACCTGCAGTACAGCACCATCTCAGAGTTCTGCACTGGGGACACCTGTCAAGCCATGACGGCCTGCAACAC AATATACTACTGGTATGACGAGAGGGGGAAGAAGACGAAGTGCACTGCTCCACAATATGTCGACTTCGTAATGAGTCTTTGTCAGAAACTGGTCACAGACGAGGAAATCTTTCCTACAAAATATG gcAAAGAGTTCCCCAACTCCTTTGAGTCCTTGGTGAAGAAGATCTGCCGGTACTTGTACCACGTGCTGGCTCACCTCTACTGGGCGCACTTTAAAGAGACGGTGGCTCTGGACCTGCAGGGCCACTTGAACACTCTGTATGCACATTTCATCGTTTTCGTAAGGGAATTCAACCTGGTCGACCCCAAGGAGACCTGTATCATGGACGACCTGTCCGAAATCCTCTGTGCGCCCGCCCCGCCGCCTGCGCCGGCCCCAGCCCCCTCCAGCCCAACCTCAACGCCCTCCCCTTCCTCACAAAACCACGTGACGGAGAGATGA
- the kcnj11 gene encoding ATP-sensitive inward rectifier potassium channel 11, whose product MLSRKGLIPEDYLLTRLAEGVVQPKFKAKPGKARFVAKNGTCNVAHTNIREQGRFLQDVFTTLVDLKWLHTLVIFTMSFLCSWLLFGMIWWLVAFAHGDLDQRGNEFVPCVTGIHSFSSAFLFSIEVQVTIGFGARMITEECVSAIIILIVQNIVGLVINAIMLGCIFMKTAQANRRAETLIFSKHAVISVRNNKLCFMVRIGDLRKSMIISATVRMQVVRRTTTEEGEVVPLDQIDIHMDNPVGTNGIFLVSPLIICHVIDKDSPLYEMCASDLQHDDLEVVVVLEGVVETTGITTQARTSYVADEILWGQRFVPTVSAEDGMYAVDYSKFGNTVKAPTPCCSAKKLDAAGGIAQFKLSEGVTLRPSVRRRQASSMRRSRMDV is encoded by the coding sequence ATGTTGTCCAGGAAAGGACTCATTCCTGAGGATTACCTGCTGACGCGTCTGGCCGAGGGGGTCGTGCAGCCCAAGTTCAAGGCGAAACCGGGGAAAGCTCGGTTCGTCGCCAAGAACGGCACCTGCAATGTTGCGCACACCAACATCCGAGAGCAGGGCCGCTTCCTGCAGGACGTCTTCACCACTCTAGTTGATTTAAAATGGCTCCACACGCTCGTCATCTTCACCATGTCCTTCCTGTGCAGCTGGCTCCTCTTCGGGATGATCTGGTGGCTCGTCGCCTTTGCGCACGGCGACTTAGACCAAAGGGGAAACGAGTTTGTCCCGTGCGTAACGGGCATCCACTCCTTCTCCTCCGCGTTCCTCTTCTCCATAGAGGTGCAGGTGACCATCGGCTTCGGCGCCCGGATGATCACGGAGGAGTGCGTCTCCGCCATCATCATCCTGATCGTGCAGAACATCGTCGGCCTGGTCATCAACGCCATCATGCTCGGCTGCATCTTCATGAAGACGGCGCAGGCCAACCGGCGCGCGGAGACGCTCATCTTCAGCAAGCACGCGGTCATCTCCGTGCGCAACAACAAACTGTGCTTCATGGTCCGCATCGGCGACCTGAGGAAGAGCATGATCATCAGCGCCACCGTGCGGATGCAGGTGGTCCGGAGAACCACGACGGAGGAGGGCGAGGTGGTGCCGCTGGACCAGATCGACATCCACATGGACAACCCGGTAGGCACCAACGGCATCTTCCTGGTGTCCCCCCTCATCATCTGCCACGTGATCGACAAGGACAGTCCCCTGTACGAGATGTGCGCCTCCGACCTGCAGCACGACGACCtcgaggtggtggtggtgctggaggGGGTGGTGGAGACCACCGGCATCACCACGCAGGCCCGGACCTCGTACGTGGCGGATGAGATCCTGTGGGGCCAGCGCTTCGTGCCCACGGTGTCCGCGGAGGACGGCATGTACGCGGTGGACTACTCCAAGTTCGGCAACACGGTGAAGGCCCCGACCCCGTGCTGCAGCGCCAAGAAGCTGGACGCGGCGGGGGGCATAGCCCAGTTCAAGCTGAGCGAGGGCGTCACCTTGCGGCCGTCCGTGAGAAGGCGCCAGGCCTCTTCGATGCGCAGGTCCCGGATGGACGTTTGA
- the mob2a gene encoding MOB kinase activator 2a isoform X4, with translation MDWLMGKSKAKPNGKKPPTEEKKQYLEPEFTKIRVVDFDLKELVVLPREIDLNEWLASNTTTFFNLINLQYSTISEFCTGDTCQAMTACNTIYYWYDERGKKTKCTAPQYVDFVMSLCQKLVTDEEIFPTKYGKEFPNSFESLVKKICRYLYHVLAHLYWAHFKETVALDLQGHLNTLYAHFIVFVREFNLVDPKETCIMDDLSEILCAPAPPPAPAPAPSSPTSTPSPSSQNHVTER, from the exons GAAGTCGAAGGCGAAGCCAAATGGAAAGAAGCCTccgacagaggagaagaagcagtACTTGGAGCCAGAGTTCACGAAAATCCGTGTGGTGGACTTTGACCTCAAGGAGCTGGTGGTGCTGCCCAGAGAGATAGACCTCAACGAATGGCTAGCTAGCAACA CGACAACTTTCTTCAATCTTATCAACCTGCAGTACAGCACCATCTCAGAGTTCTGCACTGGGGACACCTGTCAAGCCATGACGGCCTGCAACAC AATATACTACTGGTATGACGAGAGGGGGAAGAAGACGAAGTGCACTGCTCCACAATATGTCGACTTCGTAATGAGTCTTTGTCAGAAACTGGTCACAGACGAGGAAATCTTTCCTACAAAATATG gcAAAGAGTTCCCCAACTCCTTTGAGTCCTTGGTGAAGAAGATCTGCCGGTACTTGTACCACGTGCTGGCTCACCTCTACTGGGCGCACTTTAAAGAGACGGTGGCTCTGGACCTGCAGGGCCACTTGAACACTCTGTATGCACATTTCATCGTTTTCGTAAGGGAATTCAACCTGGTCGACCCCAAGGAGACCTGTATCATGGACGACCTGTCCGAAATCCTCTGTGCGCCCGCCCCGCCGCCTGCGCCGGCCCCAGCCCCCTCCAGCCCAACCTCAACGCCCTCCCCTTCCTCACAAAACCACGTGACGGAGAGATGA
- the mob2a gene encoding MOB kinase activator 2a isoform X1 — translation MVGDYCSFSGDKTDMHSQRNSKNGLSCKMVLQAVGKVLRKSKAKPNGKKPPTEEKKQYLEPEFTKIRVVDFDLKELVVLPREIDLNEWLASNTTTFFNLINLQYSTISEFCTGDTCQAMTACNTIYYWYDERGKKTKCTAPQYVDFVMSLCQKLVTDEEIFPTKYGKEFPNSFESLVKKICRYLYHVLAHLYWAHFKETVALDLQGHLNTLYAHFIVFVREFNLVDPKETCIMDDLSEILCAPAPPPAPAPAPSSPTSTPSPSSQNHVTER, via the exons ATGGTGGGAGATTACTGCTCCTTCTCTGGAGATAAGACGGACATGCACTCTCAGAGAAACTCCAAAAACGGACTAAGTTGCAAAATGGTTCTTCAGGCGGTCGGGAAGGTGCTCAG GAAGTCGAAGGCGAAGCCAAATGGAAAGAAGCCTccgacagaggagaagaagcagtACTTGGAGCCAGAGTTCACGAAAATCCGTGTGGTGGACTTTGACCTCAAGGAGCTGGTGGTGCTGCCCAGAGAGATAGACCTCAACGAATGGCTAGCTAGCAACA CGACAACTTTCTTCAATCTTATCAACCTGCAGTACAGCACCATCTCAGAGTTCTGCACTGGGGACACCTGTCAAGCCATGACGGCCTGCAACAC AATATACTACTGGTATGACGAGAGGGGGAAGAAGACGAAGTGCACTGCTCCACAATATGTCGACTTCGTAATGAGTCTTTGTCAGAAACTGGTCACAGACGAGGAAATCTTTCCTACAAAATATG gcAAAGAGTTCCCCAACTCCTTTGAGTCCTTGGTGAAGAAGATCTGCCGGTACTTGTACCACGTGCTGGCTCACCTCTACTGGGCGCACTTTAAAGAGACGGTGGCTCTGGACCTGCAGGGCCACTTGAACACTCTGTATGCACATTTCATCGTTTTCGTAAGGGAATTCAACCTGGTCGACCCCAAGGAGACCTGTATCATGGACGACCTGTCCGAAATCCTCTGTGCGCCCGCCCCGCCGCCTGCGCCGGCCCCAGCCCCCTCCAGCCCAACCTCAACGCCCTCCCCTTCCTCACAAAACCACGTGACGGAGAGATGA
- the mob2a gene encoding MOB kinase activator 2a isoform X3, producing MRFKRNGSYTLNRKSKAKPNGKKPPTEEKKQYLEPEFTKIRVVDFDLKELVVLPREIDLNEWLASNTTTFFNLINLQYSTISEFCTGDTCQAMTACNTIYYWYDERGKKTKCTAPQYVDFVMSLCQKLVTDEEIFPTKYGKEFPNSFESLVKKICRYLYHVLAHLYWAHFKETVALDLQGHLNTLYAHFIVFVREFNLVDPKETCIMDDLSEILCAPAPPPAPAPAPSSPTSTPSPSSQNHVTER from the exons GAAGTCGAAGGCGAAGCCAAATGGAAAGAAGCCTccgacagaggagaagaagcagtACTTGGAGCCAGAGTTCACGAAAATCCGTGTGGTGGACTTTGACCTCAAGGAGCTGGTGGTGCTGCCCAGAGAGATAGACCTCAACGAATGGCTAGCTAGCAACA CGACAACTTTCTTCAATCTTATCAACCTGCAGTACAGCACCATCTCAGAGTTCTGCACTGGGGACACCTGTCAAGCCATGACGGCCTGCAACAC AATATACTACTGGTATGACGAGAGGGGGAAGAAGACGAAGTGCACTGCTCCACAATATGTCGACTTCGTAATGAGTCTTTGTCAGAAACTGGTCACAGACGAGGAAATCTTTCCTACAAAATATG gcAAAGAGTTCCCCAACTCCTTTGAGTCCTTGGTGAAGAAGATCTGCCGGTACTTGTACCACGTGCTGGCTCACCTCTACTGGGCGCACTTTAAAGAGACGGTGGCTCTGGACCTGCAGGGCCACTTGAACACTCTGTATGCACATTTCATCGTTTTCGTAAGGGAATTCAACCTGGTCGACCCCAAGGAGACCTGTATCATGGACGACCTGTCCGAAATCCTCTGTGCGCCCGCCCCGCCGCCTGCGCCGGCCCCAGCCCCCTCCAGCCCAACCTCAACGCCCTCCCCTTCCTCACAAAACCACGTGACGGAGAGATGA